The Nicotiana tabacum cultivar K326 chromosome 1, ASM71507v2, whole genome shotgun sequence genome segment GAGAATTACAACACCCGAAGTACTCACGATCAATAGAGAATACTTATGCGAAATTATAGAAAACATAGTGGGAAGGATTCTGTCAAGtgagaaaatcataactctagacctccttagtcttgtctcaaatttcatccttgttagtgataattttactgctttatatagttgttagttaattatttagaaataaacattataatctttacaacaacaacaacaacaaacccagtttgatcccaacaggtggggtctggggagggtagtctgtacgcaaaccttacccctacctaatgcaggtagagagactatttccaatagacccttggctcaggaagggcaagaagaagaagaggaaagcaaggaattgtgtttggacttgtgtttctaattataattataatctttataattagaaaattgtttggacttgtgtttaagcaatattgaacaactgtagTTAAGGCTtagttctctgtgagattcgactccgCACTTGTAAACTAGATTATATTTTCAACGACCGTTTAATCTTTTTTATAACGCATAATTGGGCGTGATCAACAACTAAGAAGGGGCTGAGGTAGGGGAAAAAGGGAAATTGTTTTATTGATGATCAGATCTTAATTCTTACATTCCTATCACAAACTTACTAATCTTTTGATTTCCATTGCTAATTCTTTTGCAATTTTATCGTTCCATTTTCATGCAACATTTTCGGAAAGAAACTATGTAAATTATCTAAGTAGACTATCATCCAATCCTCAAAATTTTAATGAATACTTAATAAATTCTGTGTTCCCAGATGGGAGACTATTTATGATAAGGTTGTTAGGATTACAGATATGATATAAATACTCATGTATACGTGTGCGCATGCATGTGTTTTTTTACATAGATGAAAACCCTCGTTTATCTAAGCTAATAATTAAGCCATATGGTATAAGACTAAAAGGAAAATACGAATGACCTAAacaatactccctccggtccaaaataagtgatttttttgatGTTTTCAGACAGATTAAAAAATccaccttttagcattaattagcaataaaattgaccatattaacctttattatctcacataaatactcctaacacatattccaacacTATTTATTCCAAGGACaatataggaaaaaaataattaattcattcataaaatctgaaaaaatcacttattttggaccacaagaaaaatgccaaaaaatcacttattttggaccgaagggaatatttaaaaaaatgaattttttttcccAGAAAATTATAAGAAAACTAATTATGTTTAACATGGTGTTGTAAACATGTTACTTCTTCTTTATCGATTCAATAACTAAAcccttttcatttatttttcgTATTATTGTTGGTTCTTCTCATATTTTTTATAGTCATATTGTCAGAGGCGGATTTGTAGGCATTTACACGAGCACGTGAACTCATGGTCTTTCCGTCAAACTAGatattttatatacatatttttagaattggTCTAGTATTATCGGTTGGCACCCATGTTCCAAAGAGGCTAATGGTGCACTTGGTTAAATGTTGAGTTATTTACCTAGAGGATTAGAGATTAAATCCCActtaatacttttttttttctccttttaagtGGTGCACCCATGTTATTAAAATCCTAGATTCGCCTCTGCATATTGTTATCAATTAATTTTCTCCTTGCTTAATTTATGCTTTCTCgcttttacttttctcttttggGTTTTCTCCGGTGTTGCTTTATTGTTTATTAGAAATCACAATTTGGGGTGTATTAGTTAGTTTCAAATTATTTTGATTATAATTTATCGCTAGAGATTTTAGGTACATATTAGTAATTGTGCCTAATTTGCATAAGCATCATGTCTCTTTGAtgaattttgtctttattatcaacTACTtagtgcaaaaaaaaaaaatgatcgTATGAAAAATTAACGTATAAAAAAAGCACTTAAGGTTGTCTTTGACCTTTTGGGGTTGTAGAAGAAAAATCTCTAGGTGTGATTGTGCAAAACTCTCGTGAAGAAAGTTAATTGGAGTATTCCGATTAATATGGtttttgagcttgatcttgaattttgTTAGTGCAGCAACATGACTTTTTAGGTATTGCTTAATGCTTTGATATCCGGATGTTGAATTAAAATTTTGTGCTCCTTTAAAATCTATCACGATAAGATGAATTAGGGTAATTATTTTGGATAGAGATCAGGACGAGTTAACTAGAATTAGTGACTTTGTGAAACCTATATCATTTGAAAACTTTTATGAGCATTTTGAGCTCTCCTTATCATCAAAACCCTCGGGCCTAGCTCAAGTGATAAAGGGTGGTGGATTTGTGTCTTAGGTCACAGCTTCAAGTCCTCACATTATGCAAAGCAAAgcttggtatttaagtggagaagggtagaggggcgggCCGATTATCCACCGAATTTCGAAGGCCGCAATTGATCCAAAGGATCAGCCCCAGACGGATTTCTCGGtcataaaaaaaaaacatcacAAAGAGGTTGATCATCACACTGCGTGAAGAGACTAAATTGTCCTGGACGTCAATTTACTTATATTAAATCTTCAAGAATTGTTTAATTAGTCCGTTAGAAAAATGTCTGTGAAAAAATTATGATGTTTTCATATCTAATGCTTCTCCGGTTATCAGTTGTTAGGAATTCTGAGGAGCCACATGTTATCAGATTTTTCAATTAAAAGTTTATAACTTGGTGGCAATTCTAGGTCCCTTGAACGGGCATTTGTAGGGGTATAATATTACTATTTTGACTAATTTTaaccttttgctttatttttatcttaaaaataaaaattataaaaatattttcctttattttagttaattgatattttatcgagttacttttaatttatctTACTTTCCATGAATTTGTAAGATATTAATAGTCTTGACATTTTGTTTTCAAaagataaaatgaaaagtttcaaaATATTCTTACTTAGTTTAGAGTGATTTTTAAGTTGTAGGCTTTTAGTAAATGTTGAGTTAAATTTCTTTAATATAATATCTTTATTtatctttttaatattttatgtTATTCCTAGATAACCTAATATTTTGTgaagctattttttttatttcatttttagaaaaaaaaaatgaaaaaaagagaggaagataacagaaaagaaaaaatggaaaaaagcaaaaggaaaatgtATCAGGACAAGAAACGAAGGAAacgttctttttttttcattttgttatgaTTTCTAATGGacatttcttttatttattgtttgagaaaaaaaaaagttaatttatAAGAAAAAATTCTTTCCACTCCGACCTTAAGAAACTCCACCTGCACCCCATTTCTCTCACACACAATTAATACattatttcaattattttatcTGGACATAGGAGAATCAAAAAGGGTCCACACAAGACTCTaagtcattttttttctttctaatgaGTGTAATCCTGAAAATACGATactaaataattaatattttacttttatcataattttttttagtttctttaTTCATATAATTGTTATCCATActtataattattaattatttttattttttcttcgatTGCACCCCAACGGACCTTAGAGTTATTTTGATCCTTTTTTCCTTCGATAACACTAACCCTCAACCTTAACAAACTCCAACTGCACCCCATTTTTTCAcgccaacacacacacacacacaaaattaaTTCATTATTTCAATTCTCTTATCTGGACATAGGAGAGTCAAACGGGGTCCACACGTTTTgaatcccttcttttcttttttgcccAAGCATAATTTTGGACCGGAGaatttattttgtatataaataaatatatataatatagagGGGGAGGGGGCAGAGAGCAAAAACAGAGGGCAACGAAAGAAAATTAGGGGAAAGGTCCGATTTCGCACCCGCAGCTCGAGGTCCGCATTCCAGTCGAGGTTCGTCGAGGTATTTTTCCGGGTTTTCGGTTCCAGGCTTCTTAGATCTTTGGCATAAAGGTCCATTTCTTAATTTGTTCTTGATTAATACTGTGAATTTTGATGTCTTTGTGCAATTGTATGTGAATGAATGAAGTTCTGCCTCTATGAATATGTTGCcgttttttaattttataacctTTATGCTTAGATAAAAGTTGTGGTTTAATGTAACCTGTTGCGTTGGTTAATTAGGAAAAGacgacaacaataacaacaacaacatacccgcTATAATCCTAGATGTGAGGTCTGGGAGGGTAACGTttatgcagaccttaccctaccCCCTATCcaggaggtagagaggttgtttacGATAGACCTTCGTCTCAAGAAAGTGTGGAGAGGAAGAGacgagagaagaagaagaaataggggAAGAAAGAAACAAGAAGGAGACAAAGGGCGATCAGGCAAAGGGGGGAAAATAGTAGCATCAAATAGTATCAATCAGGGAGCAATAATTCTAGTAAAAGTCGAGAAAAAAAAAGGTAGCATCAAATAGTAACAATTAGGGAGCAGCAATTTCCAGTAGCAATTCACAAAAATACTGAACTTGCTGCTAAGTACTAGATATAATAACAAACAAGAAGAAAGTATCTTTCAACCGACAACAAGAATATTCTAGTACTATTGGTAACCTTAGGAGAAACTCACAACTACCAGTCAACCCACCACCTTAATCGTCCACCTTCACACCTTCCTATCGCTAGTCATGTCCTTGATTAGGTGAAGCACTGACATGTcgtgcctaatcacctctccccaatacttctttggcctacccctACCCTTCCTCAAGCCCGCCATAGTCCACCTCTCACACTTCCTGGCTTGGCCATCTATGTCTCTCCTCctcacatgcccaaaccatcgCAACCTCGATTCCCGCAACTTGTCTTCCATGGCTGCTTCTCCTACCctgtccctaataacttcattcctagtTAGGAAAAGAATTAGAAGCAAATAGTGAGTTGGGCTCGGGTTAATAAAATTTGAAAAGGTGTTCTGTCATTGACCTTTTGGTATTCATCTGTGCCTTATTAATCACCTGATTTTTGTGACAGCACACGCCTTAACAACACAAAATTTGATTATTAAAGGAATTTGATGCAGGTGACAGTTATATAGAGTTGTTGGTGGGGCTGTCAAAATATATTGGCAGCCCTATTTCCTCCCAGAAAAACATAAGACCAACTTAAATAAAAGAGGTATCATGTCTACCATTcaactttcttttgaattttgttGATTGAAAAAACCATTTCTTATTTTTGGGCCATGGTTTAGTGTCTTGCAGGAAAATTATTGTTGTTTGTATGAGGGTTGTCTGATATTGGTATGCAAATTTGGGAAGGCTGTATATCATCATGGCTTCGTTTTCTGGAATCCTCCAAAGACCGATAGTTGCGGCATCTGCAGTCGCTATAACTTCTGTATCTACTGATCTTCATGAAAAATTTTGGCCCTCAAAATCAATAGAGAATTCTTCTTCTGAAGCATtgcaagaaaagaaaacatcatgGGTGTCTCAGATATCCGTATCTAAGCTTGCCAATTTGTCCTTTGTCAACAGAATACGCGTTCCTGTGCCTAACATAAGTGTTCCAAGTCCCAGCGCCAGTTACAGTTCTAGTTCTGTTTCAAATCTTTCGTGTTCTTCCATAGGAATTTCTTCTGTGTTGGTCAATTTTTATCAATTAGCAGCATTGACTAAGTCTGCAAATCCATCAACATATACTTCTACAGTTCCTTCTTCGCCTTCAGAGGTGTTGTATAAATGGCATTTACCGGAGCCAAATGTTGTTGATATATCAGGGAATTATGATTGTTCATCAGTAAAGTCTAGGACTGTGGTAGTATTGTTGGGATGGTTAGGTGCAAAACAGAAGCATCTAAAGAGATATGCAGACTGGTATTCCTCAAGAGGATATCATGTCATTACATTTACTTTCCCAATGTCTGAGATTCTTAGCTATCAAGTCGGGGGAAAGGCAGAGCAGGATATAGAACTGCTTGTGAACCATCTTGCTGATTGGTTGGAAGAAGAGCATGGAAAGAACTTGGTCTTCCACACTTTCAGTAACACAGGATGGTTAACGTGAGTACTGTTTGATAATAATCGACTTAGAAACAAAAGTATATGTGTTTTTCTTAAAACTTGTCTGTTAATTACTGATTGAGTTATTTTATTCTTGGCTTTATAGTTATGGTGTCATTTTGGAGAAGTTTCAAAAACAAGATCCTGCTTTAATGACAAGGATCAAAGGTTGTATTGTTGATTCTGCTCCTGTAGCTGCTCCAGATCCACAGG includes the following:
- the LOC107786611 gene encoding uncharacterized protein LOC107786611; translation: MASFSGILQRPIVAASAVAITSVSTDLHEKFWPSKSIENSSSEALQEKKTSWVSQISVSKLANLSFVNRIRVPVPNISVPSPSASYSSSSVSNLSCSSIGISSVLVNFYQLAALTKSANPSTYTSTVPSSPSEVLYKWHLPEPNVVDISGNYDCSSVKSRTVVVLLGWLGAKQKHLKRYADWYSSRGYHVITFTFPMSEILSYQVGGKAEQDIELLVNHLADWLEEEHGKNLVFHTFSNTGWLTYGVILEKFQKQDPALMTRIKGCIVDSAPVAAPDPQVWASGFSAAFLKKNSVATKRIMTINNKDADVTIETKTSSDATPAVTEAALLVVLEKFFEVVLNLPAVNRRLSDVLDLLTSRQPSCPQLYIYSSADRVIPAISVESFVEEQRSIGRNVRACNFISTPHVDHFRNDPELYTLQLTQFLEDSVLSSCKQSS